Sequence from the Nitrincola iocasae genome:
GCCGATGGCTATGCTGAGCACTGTGAAGCGGAAAGCTGAGTTGTGGTAACGCTTTTCGCCCACCTGGATCCCCGGCAACAGCCGGGGTCTTTATTATTGGATAAGTGATTTTAATGAACTTTCAGTCAGTGACCCTCAATGCCGGATCTGAGCGTCGTCTCAAAGCCGGTCATCTGTGGATATACAGCAATGAAATCGACACCGCTCAGTCGCCGCTGAAAAACTATGTGGCGGGCGAGCAGGTGGTGGTTCAGGATGCCAGGGGTAAAGCGTTAGGTATTGCTTACCTTAACCCTTCCAACCTGATCTGTGGTCGTCTGGTCAGCCGCGATGTGCGTTATCCGCTGGATCGCTCACTGTTAGTGCATCGCTTTAAAGTCGCTCTTGGGCTACGTGAAATGCATTTTCCGCAGCCTTGTTACCGTCTGGTATATGGTGAGTCGGATGGCTTGCCCGGGCTGGTTATTGATCGTTTTTTTGATATCTTCGTGGTACAGATCTCTACCGCAGGTATGGAAGCCGTGCGTGATGAGATAGTCGATGCGATGAATAAGGTATTTCAACCCCAGGCCATCCTGTTCCGTAATGACGGTAAAATGCGGGCAATGGAAGGGCTGGACAGCTATGTTGAAGTACTGCAGGGCGAGGTCCCGGAATACGCTCCCTTGGTTGAAAATGGCGTCAACCTGGTAGCGCCGGTACTGGATGGTCAAAAAACCGGCTGGTTTTATGATCACCGTGATAACCGTGCGCGGATGATGCAACTGGCCAAAGGCAAACGCGTGCTGGATCTGTTCAGTTATGTTGGTGGTTGGGGCGCACAAGCGCTGGCCGCGGGTGCCGCTGAAGTCGTCTGTGTTGATGCCTCACAGACAGCATTGGATGTGGCGGCTGAAAATGCGCGTCTTAATCAGGGTGAAATGCGCTTCAAGGGTCTGCGTGGTGATGCCTTTGATATCTGCAAGGCGTTGATTGCCGAAGGTGAGCGGTTCGATATTGTTATTACTGATCCGCCAGCGTTTATTCAACGCCGTAAAGATATCCGCAATGGTGAACGAGCCTATTCCCGGATCAATAACTTTGCCATGCGCCTGCTGGGCCGTGATGGCGTGTTAATCGCGGGCTCCTGTTCCATGCACCTGACTCGCGAAAGTCTGGTGGACATTCTGCGGGGTAACACCCGTGAACTGGATCGATCCGCCCAGCTGTTTATCCAGGGACATCAGGGGGCCGATCACCCGATCCACCCTGCTATTCCGGAAACTGAATATCTGAAAGCCTGTTTTTTGCGTGTACTGCCCGCGAGCTGATCAGCGCAGATCCAGCACTGGCCAGTTGCGCTCCTGGGCAACGGCCAGCAACGTCTCATCCGGGTTCACGGCTACCGGATGATCTACCGCTTCAAGCAAGGGTAGATCGTTACAGGAATCACTGTAAAAATAACTGTCTTTCAGTGAATGATCGGCTTGTGCTAACCAGGTCTGCAGGCGCAATACCTTGCCTTCACGGAAGCAGGGGGTGCCAGCAACCCTGCCGGTATAGTCGCCATTGATTTCTTCAGGATCGGTTGCCAGAAGATCATCAACTCCCAATCGTCTGGCGATAGGTGCGGTGATAAAACTATTGGTTGCGGTGATGATTAGCAAAAAATCGCCTGCCTGGCGGTGTTTTTCCAATAGCGCCTGGGCAGCAGGCAATATCATCGGCTCAATACACTCTTGCATAAAACGCGTATGCAGTTGCTGCAGCTGTTCACGGGAGAAGCGTGTCAGCGGCTGTAGTGCAAAGCCAAGAAACTCGTCAATATCCAGTGTGCCTTGCTGGTAGTGCTGATAGAAACGGTCATTGGCTTCACGGTAGACGTCGTGGTCAACCAGACCCTCATTACACAGGAACTCTCCCCAGGCATGATCACTGTCGCCATTTAACAGGGTGTTATCCAAATCAAAAATTGCCAGTCTCACGCCAATACTCCTGTGTAACCTCAATGAAAGCGTGATAGCTTAATCTGAAGGCTGTTGCAGATGCAATGAGTCGAAACTGGCTATTTGCCCGAGCGTCTAACTGTGGAACAATAAAAGCCAACAGAATGATGAGTCGGGTAGTAAATTGTGATTGATGCAGAGGGGTTTCGGCCAAATGTCGGTATCATTCTGGTGAACTCGTTGGGGCAGGTACTCTGGGCAAGGCGCGTTGGGCAGGATGCCTGGCAATTTCCCCAAGGCGGTATCCAGCAGGATGAATCACCTGAACAAGCGATGTACCGGGAATTAGAAGAAGAAATAGGGCTGCTATCGACCGATGTAGAACTTTTGGCAGTGACACGTGGATGGTTGAAGTATCGTTTGCCACGACGCATGATAAGG
This genomic interval carries:
- a CDS encoding RNA pyrophosphohydrolase, with amino-acid sequence MIDAEGFRPNVGIILVNSLGQVLWARRVGQDAWQFPQGGIQQDESPEQAMYRELEEEIGLLSTDVELLAVTRGWLKYRLPRRMIRRHSLPMCVGQKQKWYLLRMLSHDSAVKIDQTDKPEFDGWQWVSYWYPLGQVVSFKREVYRKAMKELSPKLSKILQ
- a CDS encoding histidinol-phosphatase; its protein translation is MRLAIFDLDNTLLNGDSDHAWGEFLCNEGLVDHDVYREANDRFYQHYQQGTLDIDEFLGFALQPLTRFSREQLQQLHTRFMQECIEPMILPAAQALLEKHRQAGDFLLIITATNSFITAPIARRLGVDDLLATDPEEINGDYTGRVAGTPCFREGKVLRLQTWLAQADHSLKDSYFYSDSCNDLPLLEAVDHPVAVNPDETLLAVAQERNWPVLDLR
- a CDS encoding class I SAM-dependent rRNA methyltransferase: MNFQSVTLNAGSERRLKAGHLWIYSNEIDTAQSPLKNYVAGEQVVVQDARGKALGIAYLNPSNLICGRLVSRDVRYPLDRSLLVHRFKVALGLREMHFPQPCYRLVYGESDGLPGLVIDRFFDIFVVQISTAGMEAVRDEIVDAMNKVFQPQAILFRNDGKMRAMEGLDSYVEVLQGEVPEYAPLVENGVNLVAPVLDGQKTGWFYDHRDNRARMMQLAKGKRVLDLFSYVGGWGAQALAAGAAEVVCVDASQTALDVAAENARLNQGEMRFKGLRGDAFDICKALIAEGERFDIVITDPPAFIQRRKDIRNGERAYSRINNFAMRLLGRDGVLIAGSCSMHLTRESLVDILRGNTRELDRSAQLFIQGHQGADHPIHPAIPETEYLKACFLRVLPAS